The following proteins are encoded in a genomic region of Sphingopyxis sp. YF1:
- a CDS encoding CDP-alcohol phosphatidyltransferase family protein: MTDAKSLPALTPIGENPTLLWGMTNAERLRRLARAEGLPETADASDAQIYANLDYVFDPVWLRHIVALPGTVVMDGGALVLAHLTGGMRPEDIAGQRGTLTIVDYRDNPQIYNRQLRKLDCPFIQRLTPDTRREIERKSYFGAYKGVTDLLTKYLWPELALWLTRIAASIGMTPNMVTAIGATLCVYATYLFAQGDYWAGMLAGFVFMVLDTVDGKLARSTITSSKWGNVADHGVDLIHPPFWWYFWGVGLASWGLALSSQSFLLVMIAVVTGYVLQRVIEGMFIKDFGMDIHVWQKFDSDFRLITARRNPNFAILFFATLAGRPDIGLIAVAWWTVISLVVHAVRLVQAYAVRRSGQPIVSWMEKA, from the coding sequence ATGACCGACGCCAAGTCTTTGCCCGCCCTGACGCCGATCGGCGAAAATCCGACCCTGCTGTGGGGCATGACCAACGCCGAGCGGTTGCGCCGGCTGGCGCGCGCCGAAGGATTACCCGAAACGGCAGACGCCTCCGACGCGCAGATTTACGCCAATCTCGACTATGTCTTTGATCCGGTGTGGCTGCGCCATATCGTCGCGCTGCCGGGCACGGTGGTGATGGACGGCGGCGCGCTGGTGCTCGCGCATCTGACCGGGGGCATGCGTCCCGAAGATATTGCGGGGCAGCGCGGCACGCTGACCATCGTCGACTATCGCGACAATCCGCAGATCTACAACCGCCAGCTGCGCAAGCTCGATTGCCCCTTCATCCAGCGGCTGACCCCCGACACGCGGCGCGAGATCGAGCGGAAAAGCTATTTCGGCGCCTATAAGGGCGTCACCGACCTGCTCACCAAATATCTGTGGCCCGAGCTCGCGCTGTGGCTGACGCGGATCGCCGCGAGCATCGGCATGACGCCGAACATGGTCACCGCGATCGGCGCCACGCTGTGCGTCTATGCGACCTATCTGTTCGCGCAGGGTGATTACTGGGCCGGGATGCTGGCGGGGTTCGTCTTCATGGTGCTCGACACCGTCGACGGCAAGCTCGCACGCTCCACGATCACCTCGTCGAAATGGGGCAATGTCGCCGACCATGGCGTCGATCTGATCCACCCGCCCTTCTGGTGGTATTTCTGGGGTGTCGGCCTCGCCAGCTGGGGTCTCGCATTGTCGAGCCAGAGCTTCCTGCTCGTGATGATCGCGGTCGTCACGGGCTATGTCCTCCAGCGCGTCATTGAGGGGATGTTCATCAAGGATTTCGGGATGGACATCCATGTCTGGCAGAAGTTCGACAGCGACTTCCGCCTGATCACGGCGCGGCGCAACCCGAACTTCGCGATCCTCTTTTTTGCGACGCTGGCCGGAAGGCCCGATATCGGCCTGATCGCGGTCGCGTGGTGGACCGTCATCTCGCTGGTGGTCCATGCAGTGCGGCTGGTGCAGGCCTATGCGGTCCGGCGTTCGGGCCAACCGATTGTCAGCTGGATGGAAAAGGCATGA
- a CDS encoding glycosyltransferase yields MNSQPDVAILLDHFGKGGVERVACHLANGLHRRGLRVEFAVLQDAGPVRQLLDDGISVHVLRTIGSLPRGARLLAGVPDLARYLRTRRPALFHSPGNHTHMAASLAVRLAAFDGVFVPKITNPIFKQGMKAWKRALRRQIYSRAFAPADRILVLSEPAVARLGAIRADFVDKAVFLHNPYVSEAMAAQDLVRGAPETPVILTVGRLSRQKDHSTLLRAVALLGDRAWRLRICGTGPDQDALQDLAQQLAIADRVEFVGFVDDMVPYYAEATVMALSSRWEDLPATLIEAMACGCPVVSTASSGAVVELLEAVGARAPVPVGDPAALSIALREALDGRLPVVRRETMLAYAIEASCDAHAALFSGLLGRG; encoded by the coding sequence TTGAACAGTCAACCCGATGTCGCGATCCTGCTCGACCATTTCGGCAAGGGCGGGGTCGAAAGGGTCGCCTGTCACCTGGCGAACGGCCTGCACCGGCGGGGGCTTCGCGTCGAATTTGCGGTGCTGCAGGATGCGGGGCCGGTCCGGCAATTGCTCGACGACGGCATTTCGGTCCACGTCCTGCGGACGATAGGCAGCCTGCCGCGCGGCGCCCGGCTGCTGGCCGGGGTTCCCGATCTTGCCCGCTATCTACGCACCCGCAGGCCGGCGCTGTTCCACTCGCCGGGCAATCACACGCATATGGCGGCAAGCCTCGCGGTCCGTCTGGCCGCCTTCGACGGCGTCTTTGTGCCAAAGATCACGAACCCGATCTTCAAGCAGGGCATGAAGGCGTGGAAGCGCGCTTTGCGCCGGCAGATCTATTCGCGCGCTTTCGCGCCGGCCGATCGCATCCTCGTCCTTTCGGAACCCGCCGTCGCGCGTCTGGGCGCGATCCGTGCGGATTTCGTGGACAAGGCCGTCTTCCTGCACAACCCCTATGTCAGCGAGGCGATGGCGGCGCAGGATCTCGTCCGCGGCGCGCCCGAAACGCCGGTCATCCTGACGGTGGGGCGCCTGTCCCGGCAAAAGGACCATTCGACATTGCTCCGCGCGGTCGCGCTGCTCGGAGACCGGGCCTGGCGGTTGCGCATTTGCGGCACTGGGCCTGATCAGGACGCACTGCAGGATCTGGCCCAGCAACTGGCGATTGCCGACCGGGTCGAGTTCGTCGGCTTCGTCGACGACATGGTGCCCTATTATGCCGAAGCGACGGTCATGGCCTTGTCGTCGCGCTGGGAAGACCTTCCCGCCACCCTGATCGAAGCGATGGCGTGCGGATGCCCCGTCGTGTCGACCGCCAGCTCGGGCGCGGTCGTCGAACTGCTCGAAGCCGTGGGCGCGCGGGCGCCCGTTCCGGTCGGCGATCCCGCCGCGCTGAGCATCGCCTTGCGCGAGGCGCTCGACGGCCGCCTGCCGGTGGTACGCCGCGAGACGATGCTGGCTTACGCGATCGAGGCGTCCTGCGACGCCCATGCGGCGCTTTTTTCCGGACTGCTCGGCAGGGGCTGA
- a CDS encoding HAD-IB family phosphatase, which produces MTDAPVRIAVYDLDRTVLRKPTFTLFLLWAAGWRLLLLPLLAALMIGYALRLYGRDRFKPAAIRLMLGPDLTPARAEALAARFAAWRVPRDVPPGAKACIARDRAEGYRLLMATAAPEFYAGAIADALGFDAVVASRHHRDARGHWLPLLDGPNCYGAEKARRVAEWLEANAATGARHIRAYSDHPSDAPTFALAHEAWLVGRGGRLARLAREKGWHLIDFDNPDGGA; this is translated from the coding sequence ATGACCGACGCCCCCGTTCGCATCGCCGTCTACGACCTCGATCGCACCGTCCTGCGCAAGCCGACCTTCACCCTGTTCCTGCTGTGGGCGGCGGGGTGGCGATTGCTGCTGCTGCCGCTGCTGGCGGCGCTGATGATCGGCTATGCGCTGCGGCTCTATGGCCGCGACCGCTTCAAGCCCGCCGCCATCCGCCTGATGCTCGGCCCCGACCTTACGCCGGCCCGGGCCGAAGCGCTCGCCGCCCGTTTCGCGGCATGGCGTGTCCCGCGCGACGTGCCGCCGGGCGCGAAGGCCTGCATCGCGCGCGACCGGGCCGAGGGCTATCGCCTGCTGATGGCGACCGCGGCGCCCGAATTCTACGCGGGTGCGATCGCCGATGCGCTGGGCTTCGATGCCGTGGTTGCGTCGCGCCATCATCGCGACGCCCGGGGTCACTGGCTGCCGCTGCTCGACGGCCCGAACTGCTATGGCGCGGAAAAAGCGCGGCGCGTAGCCGAATGGCTGGAAGCCAACGCCGCCACCGGCGCGCGGCATATTCGCGCCTATTCCGACCATCCCAGCGACGCGCCGACCTTTGCCCTCGCGCACGAAGCGTGGCTCGTCGGGCGCGGCGGCCGGTTGGCGCGGCTCGCACGCGAGAAGGGCTGGCACCTCATCGACTTCGACAACCCCGACGGCGGCGCCTGA
- a CDS encoding oligosaccharide flippase family protein, whose product MSEDAAQPAVTSRHVARGLGTTVLARLGAVVEIVAQPLYVLMFGLAGYGLYAVLWATINLLENIFDMGMTSAMQRTVPQSASDAEAAAALRTAMLWGVGPCLIVAALIAIFAADLAPLLNVAERDRPLVVPAIQLFVWALPLWAFVEIATSAMRARMVFGAEIRLRIVWEQILRLVFAGAFFVGGLGLKGLFIAHLCSLALTAILCVRLLRRYYVFGKLLHGGRGGETARNTFWAGLSILPANIIGRLFGDAPALILNMLLPGAAGAAAAGLFTIARKLSSVVQLVRMTFSHVMAPLAASAERADRRHVADIYGYSTRLVSVIALPLAAVLAAGSTSLLSLFGDQAQSAQAALVILLIARAGEAALGIAAPVLQVVAAFRQQLTASLVGVAAALATGWLVVGHLDPLTGVTLATAIGLVVTAGIPMIQLAVTERLHPFDAQFSGVAVRGIAITIAAGVVALFAARLPDVIALPLIALIAAGSIWLSVRFALPHADRASLGAVGRRLRLI is encoded by the coding sequence ATGAGCGAAGACGCCGCACAGCCCGCCGTTACGAGCCGCCATGTCGCGCGCGGACTTGGCACAACCGTGCTCGCGCGGCTGGGCGCGGTGGTCGAAATCGTCGCGCAGCCGCTCTATGTCCTGATGTTCGGACTCGCTGGCTACGGCCTCTATGCCGTGCTGTGGGCGACGATCAACCTGCTCGAAAACATCTTCGACATGGGCATGACCAGCGCGATGCAGCGCACCGTGCCGCAATCGGCGAGCGATGCCGAGGCGGCGGCGGCGCTGCGCACCGCGATGCTGTGGGGTGTCGGCCCCTGCCTGATCGTCGCCGCGCTCATCGCGATCTTTGCCGCGGACCTCGCGCCCTTGCTCAACGTCGCGGAGCGCGATCGCCCGCTCGTGGTGCCGGCGATCCAGCTTTTCGTCTGGGCGCTGCCGCTCTGGGCCTTTGTCGAGATCGCGACCTCGGCGATGCGCGCGCGCATGGTGTTCGGCGCCGAAATCCGGCTGCGCATCGTCTGGGAACAGATCCTGCGGCTCGTCTTCGCGGGCGCCTTCTTCGTCGGCGGGCTGGGGCTGAAAGGCCTGTTCATCGCGCATCTCTGCTCGCTCGCCCTCACCGCGATCCTCTGCGTCCGGCTGCTGCGCCGCTATTATGTCTTTGGCAAACTGCTGCACGGCGGCCGCGGCGGCGAGACCGCGCGGAACACCTTCTGGGCGGGGCTCTCGATCCTGCCGGCGAATATCATCGGGCGGCTGTTCGGCGACGCACCCGCGCTGATCCTGAACATGCTGCTGCCCGGGGCGGCGGGCGCCGCCGCGGCGGGGCTGTTCACGATCGCGCGCAAGCTGTCGAGCGTCGTCCAGCTCGTGCGCATGACCTTTTCGCACGTCATGGCGCCGCTCGCGGCGAGCGCCGAGCGCGCCGATCGCCGCCATGTCGCCGACATCTATGGCTATTCGACGCGCCTCGTATCGGTGATCGCGCTGCCGCTCGCGGCGGTGCTCGCGGCGGGCAGCACCTCGCTGCTCAGCCTGTTCGGCGATCAGGCGCAGAGCGCGCAGGCGGCGCTCGTCATCCTGCTCATCGCCCGCGCGGGCGAGGCCGCGCTCGGCATCGCCGCCCCCGTGCTGCAAGTGGTCGCAGCCTTTCGCCAGCAGCTCACCGCGAGCCTCGTCGGGGTGGCCGCCGCGCTGGCGACCGGCTGGCTGGTCGTCGGGCACCTCGACCCGCTGACGGGCGTCACGCTGGCGACGGCGATCGGCCTTGTCGTCACCGCCGGCATTCCGATGATCCAGCTCGCCGTGACCGAACGGCTCCACCCCTTTGACGCGCAGTTTTCCGGCGTCGCCGTGCGCGGCATCGCGATCACCATCGCCGCCGGGGTGGTCGCGCTATTCGCAGCGCGGCTTCCCGATGTCATCGCCCTGCCGCTGATCGCGCTGATCGCAGCCGGGTCGATCTGGCTTTCGGTCCGCTTCGCCCTGCCCCATGCCGATCGCGCGTCGCTAGGCGCAGTGGGCCGGCGACTGCGCCTGATATAG